The Phocoena sinus isolate mPhoSin1 chromosome 12, mPhoSin1.pri, whole genome shotgun sequence genome includes a window with the following:
- the LTV1 gene encoding protein LTV1 homolog: MPHRKKKPFIEKKKAVSFHLVHRSQRDPLAADETAPQRVLLPTQKIKDEERRAEQRKYGVFFDDDYDYLQHLKEPSGPSELIPTNTFGVPYREDEKEEPLATSTTGIKLPSSVFASEFEEDVGLLNKAAPVSGPRLDFDPDIVAALDDDFDFDNPDNLLEDDFILQANKPAEEEEGMEIQKSEAEDDSEWEDVDDEKERDSDDDKYDPAGSSDEDMSYPGKPLGAVENHLFWEEETKSRFTEYSLTSSVMRRNEQLTLHDERFEKFYEQYDDDEIGALDNAELEGSIQVDSNRLEDVLNDYYKEKAENCVKLNTLEPFEDQDLPVNELSGSEEEEIVTVVLEEAKEKWDCESICSTYSNLYNHPQLIKYQPKPKQIQLSSKTGIPLNVLPKKGLTAKQVEQMQMINDSDLPKVSTQPRSKNESKEDKRARKQAIKEERKERRVEKKANKLAFKLEKRRQERELLNLKKNVEGLKL; this comes from the exons ATG CCTCACAGGAAGAAAAAGCCCTTTatagagaagaagaaagctgTGTCTTTTCACCTGGTCCACCGGAGCCAACGAGATCCTTTAGCAGCAGATGAGACTGCACCCCAGAGGGTTCTGTTGCCTACACAGAAA ataaaagatgaagaaaggcGAGCAGAACAGAGGAAGTATGGAGTGTTCTTTGATGATGATTATGACTACCTGCAGCACCTGAAGGAACCATCTGGGCCCTCAGAGCTCATTCCCACAAATACCTTTGGTGTACCTTACagggaagatgagaaagaagaACCTTTAGCAACTTCA aCCACTGGAATTAAATTGCCTTCCTCAGTGTTTGCATCAGAGTTTGAAGAAGATGTTGGATTGTTAAATAAAGCAGCTCCTGTTTCAG gACCTCGGCTGGATTTTGATCCTGACATTGTCGCGGCTCTTGATgatgattttgattttgataatCCGGATAATCTACTTGAAGATGATTTTATTCTTCAGGCCAATAAGccagcagaagaggaagagggaatggAGATACA GAAATCTGAGGCTGAAGATGACAGTGAGTGGGAAGATGTGGATGATGAGAAGGAAAGAGATAGTGATGATGATAAATATGACCCTGCAGGCTCATCAGATGAGGATATGTCTTACCCTGGAAAACCTCTTGGGGCTGTAGAAAATCACTTGTTCTGGGAAGAAGAAACGAAAAGTCGCTTTACTGAGTATTCTTTGACGTCTTCGGTCATGAGGAGAAATGAACAGCTGACCCTACATGATGAGAGGTTTGAGAAG TTTTATGAGCAGTATGATGATGATGAAATTGGAGCTCTGGATAATGCTGAATTGGAAGGTTCCATTCAAGTAGACAGCAATCGCTTAGAGGACGTTTTGAATGACTACTATAAAGAGAAGGCGGAGAA TTGTGTAAAACTGAATACTCTTGAACCCTTCGAGGATCAGGACCTGCCAGTGAATGAGCTCAGTGGGTCTGAGGAGGAAGAGATTGTTACTGTAGTTCTTGAAGAAGCCAAAGAGAAGTGGGACTGTGAATCTATTTGTA gTACATACTCAAATTTATATAACCATCCACAACTTATCAAGTATCAACCAAAG CCCAAACAAATCCAACTATCTTCTAAAACAGGAATACCTCTCAATGTCTTACCTAAGAAAGGACTCACAGCAAAGCAAGTTGAACAAATGCAGATGATTAATGACAGTGATCTGCCTAAGGTGTCAACCCAACCACGttctaaaaatgaaagcaaagaagaTAAAAGAGCAAGAAAGCAAGCTATAAAAGAAGAGCGCAAG GAACGGAGAGTGGAGAAGAAAGCTAACAAATTAGCCTTCAAACTggagaaaagaaggcaggaaagagagCTGCTGAACTTGAAGAAGAATGTTGAAGGTCTAAAACTATGA